In Sphingopyxis sp. FD7, a single window of DNA contains:
- a CDS encoding dipeptidase: MRRWLIALLILIALAALAFFTLAPGMIERDLNRIDGKPLPRVSARAEALHRTLTIVDLHSDSLLWKRDILDRATRGHMDLPRLQDGHVALQVLASTTKSPKGQNYDANDADSDNITGLVIAQLQPVRTWGSLLERSLWHAEKLHRAVAASNGALKAVATAADVDALLVARRGKPRTTGAMLSIEGLHNLEGDIANLDKLYAAGFRMAGLTHFFDNELAGSMHGLKKGGLTPLGRQVVSAMEAKGMVVDIAHCSAACVADILKMARRPVVSSHGGVQATCKVNRNLSDEQIKGVAATGGLIGIGYWDAAVCDTSPASIARAMKHVRDLVGIEHVALGSDYDGATTVRFDTAQLAQVTQALIDAGFSDDEIRAAMGANAVRVLKAGLVRLTPPAP; this comes from the coding sequence ATGCGCCGCTGGTTGATCGCCCTCCTGATCCTGATCGCACTCGCCGCGCTCGCCTTTTTCACGCTCGCGCCGGGGATGATCGAACGCGACCTCAACCGCATCGACGGCAAGCCGCTGCCCCGGGTGTCGGCGCGCGCAGAGGCACTGCACCGGACGCTCACGATCGTCGACCTGCACAGCGACAGCTTGCTGTGGAAGCGCGACATCCTCGACCGCGCGACACGCGGCCATATGGACCTGCCGCGGCTGCAGGACGGCCATGTCGCGCTGCAAGTGCTTGCGAGCACGACCAAATCGCCGAAGGGGCAGAATTACGACGCGAACGACGCCGACAGCGACAATATCACCGGCCTCGTCATCGCGCAGCTCCAGCCGGTGCGGACGTGGGGTTCGCTGCTCGAACGCTCGCTGTGGCACGCCGAAAAGCTGCACCGCGCGGTGGCGGCCTCCAATGGTGCGCTGAAAGCCGTCGCGACCGCCGCCGACGTCGACGCGCTGCTCGTCGCGCGGCGCGGCAAGCCGCGCACCACCGGCGCGATGCTCAGCATCGAGGGGCTGCACAATCTGGAAGGCGACATCGCGAACCTCGACAAGCTCTACGCCGCGGGCTTCCGCATGGCGGGGCTCACCCATTTCTTCGACAATGAGCTCGCGGGGTCGATGCACGGCCTGAAAAAAGGCGGGCTCACCCCGCTCGGGCGCCAGGTCGTTTCGGCGATGGAAGCGAAGGGCATGGTCGTCGACATCGCCCATTGCTCGGCCGCGTGCGTCGCCGATATCCTCAAAATGGCGCGCCGCCCCGTCGTCTCCAGCCACGGCGGCGTCCAGGCGACGTGCAAGGTCAACCGCAACCTGTCCGATGAACAGATCAAAGGAGTCGCGGCGACCGGCGGGCTCATCGGCATCGGATATTGGGACGCGGCGGTGTGCGACACCTCACCCGCAAGCATCGCGCGCGCGATGAAGCATGTCCGCGATCTCGTCGGCATCGAGCATGTCGCGCTTGGCAGCGATTATGACGGCGCCACCACCGTGCGCTTCGACACGGCGCAGCTCGCGCAGGTGACGCAGGCGCTGATCGACGCGGGCTTCAGTGACGACGAAATCCGCGCCGCGATGGGCGCCAATGCGGTGCGCGTGCTGAAAGCGGGGCTGGTCCGGCTGACACCTCCGGCGCCATGA
- a CDS encoding Dps family protein has product MSDKNTPAVADALNALLADSFALYLKTKNYHWHVQGPRFRELHLLFDEQAAQIFASVDLIAERVRKNGAATLRSIGDISRRASIRDDDAVGVNADTMIRNLAEDNKLLLAQIKDVKKAAEADGDIATSGLVDGWADETQQRIWFLEATLG; this is encoded by the coding sequence ATGTCCGACAAAAACACCCCCGCCGTCGCCGATGCGCTCAACGCGCTGCTCGCCGACAGCTTTGCACTCTATCTCAAGACGAAAAATTACCACTGGCACGTCCAGGGGCCGCGCTTTCGCGAACTGCACCTGCTGTTCGACGAACAGGCGGCACAGATTTTCGCGAGCGTCGACCTGATCGCCGAGCGCGTGCGCAAGAATGGCGCCGCGACGCTGCGGTCGATCGGCGACATCAGCCGTCGCGCGTCGATCCGCGACGATGATGCTGTCGGCGTGAATGCCGACACGATGATCCGCAATCTTGCCGAGGACAACAAGCTGCTGCTCGCCCAGATCAAGGACGTAAAAAAGGCCGCGGAGGCCGATGGCGACATTGCGACGAGCGGGCTGGTCGACGGCTGGGCCGACGAGACGCAGCAGCGCATCTGGTTTCTGGAAGCGACGCTGGGATAG
- a CDS encoding methyltransferase family protein, whose amino-acid sequence MAESVPITAAESASDSAVPTPARPRSAVSAGVGLVGLAGLLAYLLLARFAPDIAAFVGIDWGTRGPMSGPNSAVASVLACGVPMVLWSLFVDKVHRNPSTGIDWALRRPWRDTLDISLTKLAGLWATWALIALIYATMRYYWEGNYAFSMNLLERVAPWLLLASVPYMLWLDRRMVEPRDGCWQFGRWLIAPGQPVDGKAIGHHLRAWAVKGFFTAFMLSIVPGNFSALVTVPMSEVLANPYLTGIWAINLLYLVDVHIATVGYILTLKPLDAHIRTANPYGMAWVAALVCYPPFILMSGGPLDYQVHGADWGHWLAGHDGLLIVWAVVLVLLTAVYSWATMAFGIRFSNLTHRGIITHGPYAFTRHPAYVAKNLTWWIGSLPFLVTAGGWTEAARNVVLLGLVSGIYYWRAKTEEKHLLGDPAYVAYWNWAQAHALVPRLVAKLTGRVRPLIRLEPDARVGPVA is encoded by the coding sequence ATGGCCGAATCCGTTCCGATCACCGCTGCCGAATCGGCCAGCGATTCCGCCGTGCCGACGCCTGCGCGGCCGCGTTCGGCGGTCAGCGCGGGGGTCGGCCTCGTCGGACTGGCGGGGCTTCTGGCCTATCTTTTGCTCGCGCGCTTCGCGCCCGACATCGCCGCCTTTGTCGGGATCGACTGGGGAACGCGCGGGCCGATGAGCGGGCCCAATTCGGCCGTCGCCAGCGTCCTCGCCTGCGGGGTGCCGATGGTGCTGTGGTCACTGTTCGTCGACAAGGTGCACCGCAATCCGTCGACCGGCATCGACTGGGCGCTGCGGCGCCCGTGGCGCGACACGCTCGACATCAGCCTCACCAAGCTCGCCGGACTCTGGGCGACCTGGGCGCTGATCGCGCTCATTTATGCGACGATGCGCTATTATTGGGAGGGCAATTACGCCTTTTCGATGAACCTGCTGGAGCGCGTCGCGCCCTGGCTGCTGCTCGCCTCGGTGCCCTATATGCTGTGGCTCGACCGCCGCATGGTCGAACCGCGCGACGGTTGCTGGCAATTCGGCCGCTGGCTGATCGCGCCCGGCCAGCCCGTCGATGGCAAGGCGATCGGCCATCATCTGCGCGCCTGGGCCGTGAAGGGCTTTTTCACGGCCTTCATGCTGTCGATCGTGCCGGGCAATTTTTCGGCGCTCGTCACCGTGCCGATGTCGGAGGTGCTGGCAAACCCCTATCTGACCGGCATCTGGGCGATCAACCTCCTCTATCTGGTCGACGTCCATATTGCGACGGTCGGCTATATCCTGACCCTGAAGCCGCTCGATGCACATATCCGCACCGCCAACCCCTATGGCATGGCGTGGGTCGCGGCGCTCGTCTGCTACCCGCCCTTCATCCTGATGAGCGGCGGGCCGCTCGATTATCAGGTCCATGGCGCCGACTGGGGGCATTGGCTCGCGGGCCACGACGGCCTGCTGATCGTCTGGGCGGTTGTGCTGGTGCTGCTCACTGCGGTTTACAGCTGGGCGACGATGGCGTTCGGCATCCGCTTTTCCAACCTGACGCACCGCGGCATCATCACCCACGGCCCCTATGCCTTCACGCGCCATCCCGCCTATGTGGCGAAGAATCTGACCTGGTGGATCGGTTCGCTGCCCTTTCTCGTCACCGCGGGCGGCTGGACCGAGGCGGCGCGCAATGTCGTGCTGCTCGGTCTTGTCAGCGGCATTTATTACTGGCGCGCCAAGACCGAGGAAAAGCATCTGCTCGGCGATCCGGCCTATGTCGCCTATTGGAACTGGGCGCAGGCGCACGCGCTGGTGCCGCGCCTGGTCGCGAAACTGACCGGGCGGGTGCGCCCGTTGATCCGGCTGGAGCCCGACGCGCGGGTGGGGCCGGTGGCTTAG
- a CDS encoding dihydrofolate reductase — MNHPEITLILARAANGVIGANGRMPWHLPADLRRFKQLTMGRPMIMGRKTFDSLPAVLEGRRHIVLTRDPDWQDEGAEPVASVEEALKLANAPHVMVIGGAEIYRLFLPLADRIELTEVAIEPQGDAMIDYPDPAVWREVAREDHPADEGGRPAYSFVTLTRR; from the coding sequence ATGAACCACCCCGAAATCACGCTGATCCTCGCGCGCGCGGCCAATGGCGTGATCGGCGCGAACGGCCGGATGCCGTGGCACCTGCCCGCCGACCTCCGCCGGTTCAAGCAGCTCACCATGGGCCGCCCGATGATCATGGGGCGCAAGACCTTCGACAGCCTGCCCGCGGTGCTCGAAGGGCGCCGCCACATCGTCCTCACGCGCGATCCCGACTGGCAGGACGAGGGCGCCGAACCCGTCGCAAGCGTCGAGGAAGCGCTGAAGCTCGCCAATGCGCCGCATGTGATGGTGATCGGCGGCGCCGAAATCTATCGCCTCTTCCTGCCGCTGGCCGACCGGATCGAACTCACCGAAGTCGCGATCGAGCCGCAGGGCGACGCGATGATCGACTATCCCGACCCCGCGGTCTGGCGCGAGGTCGCGCGCGAGGACCACCCGGCGGACGAAGGCGGGCGCCCCGCCTACAGCTTCGTGACGCTGACAAGGAGATAG
- the purE gene encoding 5-(carboxyamino)imidazole ribonucleotide mutase, with the protein MGDSAPQAEVSVGVIMGSQSDWPTMAHAVHILEELGIGHEVQIVSAHRTPDRLVAYAKGAAARGLKAIIAGAGGAAHLPGMVAAMTRVPVLGVPVQSAALSGVDSLYSIVQMPGGIPVATFAIGKAGATNAGLFAAALLANEDAALADRLDAWRDAQTADVAPTPVREG; encoded by the coding sequence ATGGGCGACAGTGCGCCGCAGGCCGAGGTGAGCGTGGGCGTCATCATGGGCAGCCAGTCGGACTGGCCGACGATGGCGCATGCGGTCCATATCCTCGAAGAACTGGGCATCGGTCACGAGGTCCAGATTGTCTCCGCGCACCGAACCCCCGACCGCCTCGTCGCCTATGCGAAGGGCGCGGCGGCGCGCGGGCTGAAAGCCATCATCGCGGGCGCGGGCGGCGCCGCGCACCTGCCCGGCATGGTCGCGGCGATGACGCGCGTGCCCGTCCTCGGCGTCCCCGTCCAGTCGGCGGCGCTGTCGGGCGTCGACAGCCTTTATTCGATCGTCCAGATGCCCGGCGGCATCCCCGTCGCGACCTTTGCGATCGGCAAGGCGGGCGCAACCAACGCCGGGCTCTTCGCCGCTGCGCTGCTCGCGAACGAGGATGCAGCGCTCGCGGACAGGCTCGACGCCTGGCGCGACGCGCAGACCGCGGACGTCGCACCAACTCCCGTTCGCGAGGGCTGA
- a CDS encoding GGDEF domain-containing protein, translating to MDSVGGARIAVDQFTAVSVDSIEDQLRELRRERDALRRENRVLKIAVAELERVSERDTLTPLFNRRYFLTAIHHRMARFERHAERAAVVFVDVNQLKYINDNFGHAAGDFALMEIAKRLAASIRATDVAARIGGDEFGLILDQSTEEGARAQVERLRGVLAATPAQYDGHDIALSACFGVAMLQMGMTESDILAAADRDMYKSKQRQDAPAGHR from the coding sequence ATGGACAGCGTAGGGGGGGCACGGATTGCGGTAGACCAGTTTACCGCCGTTTCCGTCGACTCCATCGAGGATCAGCTGCGCGAACTGCGCCGGGAACGCGACGCGCTGCGTCGCGAGAATCGCGTGCTCAAGATCGCGGTCGCCGAACTTGAACGCGTGTCCGAACGCGACACGCTGACTCCCCTGTTCAACCGCCGCTATTTCCTGACCGCGATCCATCATCGCATGGCGCGTTTCGAGCGCCACGCCGAGCGTGCCGCCGTGGTGTTCGTCGACGTCAACCAGCTCAAATATATCAACGACAATTTCGGTCATGCCGCAGGCGATTTCGCGCTGATGGAAATCGCGAAGCGCCTCGCCGCCTCGATCCGCGCAACCGACGTCGCGGCGCGCATCGGCGGTGACGAGTTCGGGCTGATTCTCGACCAGTCGACCGAGGAAGGCGCGCGCGCGCAGGTCGAACGGCTGCGCGGCGTGCTCGCCGCGACGCCCGCGCAATATGACGGGCATGACATCGCGCTTTCGGCCTGTTTCGGTGTCGCGATGCTGCAAATGGGCATGACCGAATCGGACATATTGGCCGCCGCCGACCGCGACATGTACAAGAGCAAGCAACGGCAGGACGCCCCTGCGGGCCATCGCTAA
- a CDS encoding TMEM165/GDT1 family protein: MDAIMFALVAVLLANADGRSGIALGQLLAARSDRRVTVGFAFGAFLINAIVAALAGSIANRMIGPGVAALFVALALLSAAVALVWRTTGESAGRLAEASATELAMLMLARQFGDRSHFLIAALAATSGAGQWAAAGGLVGWTLSMLPVLAFGPALAEQRAARLLRWAAAAVLALWGIRTALGAFGLIG; encoded by the coding sequence ATGGACGCAATCATGTTCGCGCTGGTGGCGGTGCTGCTCGCCAATGCCGACGGGCGCAGCGGAATAGCGCTCGGACAGCTCCTCGCCGCGAGGTCCGATCGGCGCGTCACCGTCGGCTTTGCCTTCGGCGCCTTCCTCATCAACGCGATCGTCGCGGCGCTCGCGGGGTCAATCGCCAACCGGATGATCGGACCGGGCGTTGCGGCGCTGTTCGTCGCGCTGGCGCTGCTTTCGGCCGCCGTCGCGCTTGTCTGGCGGACGACGGGCGAGAGCGCCGGGCGGCTCGCCGAAGCCTCGGCGACCGAACTCGCCATGCTGATGCTCGCGCGGCAGTTCGGCGACCGCAGCCATTTCCTGATCGCCGCGCTCGCGGCGACGAGCGGCGCGGGGCAATGGGCCGCGGCGGGCGGACTCGTCGGCTGGACGCTTTCGATGCTCCCCGTCCTTGCCTTCGGGCCTGCGCTCGCCGAGCAGCGCGCGGCGCGGCTGCTCCGCTGGGCGGCGGCGGCAGTCCTTGCCCTGTGGGGAATCCGCACGGCGCTCGGCGCGTTCGGCTTGATCGGATAG
- a CDS encoding 5-(carboxyamino)imidazole ribonucleotide synthase: protein MLSPGSTIGILGGGQLGRMLGVAAARLGYRVHIYAPDAESVAADVAAAHSRAAWDDEPRLAAFAAACDVVTLEFENVPVDTVRFLSGHVAVRPGAAALEIAQDRLAEKRFVARLGGHPAPFAAVPDRAALDTALAEIGVPAILKTVRMGYDGKGQARLATAADADAAWDAIGRHAAVLEGFVSFAHEFSVILVRGIDGEVRFWDSPVNVHANGILASSSLPPPRDVLDQQEEARALMAAIAAELDYVGVLTGEFFATDDGPIFNEMAPRVHNSGHWTIEGAVTSQFENHIRALAGLPLGSTETTVLPVTMRNLIGVAIENVPELLADDAAHVHHYGKADVRDGRKLGHVTWVGVGAGTTPA, encoded by the coding sequence TTGCTATCTCCCGGTTCGACGATCGGCATCCTGGGCGGCGGCCAGCTCGGCCGGATGCTGGGCGTTGCTGCGGCGCGGCTCGGCTACCGCGTCCACATCTATGCCCCCGACGCCGAAAGCGTCGCCGCCGATGTCGCGGCAGCGCATAGCCGCGCGGCATGGGATGACGAACCGCGCCTCGCCGCCTTTGCCGCGGCGTGCGACGTCGTCACGCTCGAGTTTGAAAATGTCCCCGTCGACACGGTGCGCTTTCTGTCGGGGCATGTCGCGGTGCGCCCTGGCGCCGCCGCGCTGGAAATCGCGCAGGACCGTCTTGCCGAGAAGCGTTTCGTCGCGCGGCTGGGCGGCCACCCCGCGCCCTTTGCCGCGGTGCCCGACCGCGCGGCGCTCGACACGGCGCTGGCCGAAATCGGTGTTCCCGCGATCCTGAAAACCGTGCGCATGGGCTATGACGGCAAGGGGCAGGCGCGCCTCGCCACCGCCGCCGACGCCGATGCCGCATGGGACGCGATCGGCCGTCACGCCGCCGTGCTCGAAGGCTTTGTGAGCTTCGCGCACGAGTTTTCGGTGATCCTCGTGCGCGGGATCGACGGCGAGGTCCGCTTCTGGGACAGCCCGGTCAACGTCCATGCGAACGGCATTCTCGCGAGTTCCAGCCTGCCGCCGCCGCGCGATGTGCTGGATCAACAGGAGGAAGCGCGCGCGCTGATGGCGGCGATCGCGGCCGAGCTCGACTATGTCGGCGTGCTCACCGGCGAATTTTTCGCCACCGACGATGGCCCGATCTTCAACGAAATGGCGCCGCGCGTCCACAACAGCGGCCACTGGACGATCGAGGGCGCCGTGACGAGCCAGTTCGAAAATCATATCCGCGCCCTCGCCGGCCTGCCGCTCGGCAGCACCGAGACGACCGTTCTGCCCGTCACGATGCGCAACCTGATCGGCGTCGCGATTGAAAACGTGCCCGAACTGCTCGCCGACGATGCAGCGCATGTCCATCATTATGGCAAGGCGGACGTGCGCGACGGCCGCAAGCTCGGCCACGTCACCTGGGTGGGCGTCGGGGCGGGAACCACACCGGCATGA
- a CDS encoding TonB-dependent receptor: MRHLPSALAMSFALAAGAATPAAAQEVSAIPAAEADSGLGDIVVTAQRREESLQDVPVSVSVLSGDTLGAITSTGSDIRALAGRVPSLNIESSYGRSFPRFYIRGLGNTDFDLNASQPVSLVYDEVVLENPILKGFPIFDLDRVEVLRGPQGTLFGRNTPAGIVKFDTVKPGKTGGYARVSYGRYGTSQVEVAAGAADDNGFSVRLSGLYQHRDNWVDNIATTKKDDLGGYDDIAARLQLQYENGPFTGRVTGQVRIFDGSAIIFRANTQLPGSNSLVGLGGAGTGFERDKVWQDGINFQKLNTYNAALNLEYDFGAVTAYSITSYWNGNFRSRGDIDGGFGAVFLPESGPGLIPFAAQSQDNVPSLDQFTQEIRIASNNSGGLGYQFGAFYFDEGLDITSFDFGGPTDATPAAIAVQRQDSEAYGIFGSVNYAFEGGLTLQAGARYNHDRRDFVAARPVETRPDFVVNPNTPVPPQAARVKGKLLTWDASATYEASDAFTLYARVARGYRAPSVQGRLTFSRVISTADQEETMSYEAGIKTAFLNDRVRFNLTGYYFDTKDLQLTAVGGTANVASLLNVDAKGHGIEAELQAAPARGLTFSVGGAWNVAEIDDANAFVAGCGSATPCTVLDPQRPGSPGIFSIDGNQLPQSPKWTLNATAGYEIPVGDGAIYAFTDWYYRSKVQFFLYRSVEFSDDKLIEGGLRVGYRTDRFDVAAFVRNITNDESPTGGIDFNNLTSYVNEPRIWGVEAGVKF; the protein is encoded by the coding sequence ATGCGCCATCTTCCTTCCGCCCTTGCCATGAGCTTCGCCCTCGCTGCCGGCGCGGCCACCCCCGCCGCCGCGCAGGAGGTTTCGGCCATCCCCGCCGCCGAAGCCGACAGCGGCCTTGGCGACATCGTCGTCACCGCGCAGCGCCGCGAGGAAAGCCTGCAGGACGTGCCCGTGTCGGTCAGCGTGCTGTCGGGCGACACGCTCGGCGCGATCACCTCGACGGGTTCCGACATCCGCGCGCTCGCTGGCCGCGTCCCCAGCCTCAACATCGAAAGCTCCTACGGCCGTTCGTTCCCGCGCTTCTATATCCGCGGGCTCGGCAACACCGACTTCGACCTCAACGCCTCGCAGCCGGTCAGCCTCGTTTATGACGAGGTCGTCCTCGAAAACCCGATCCTCAAGGGCTTCCCGATCTTCGACCTCGACCGCGTCGAGGTGCTGCGCGGGCCGCAGGGCACGCTCTTCGGCCGCAACACGCCCGCGGGCATCGTCAAGTTCGACACCGTCAAGCCCGGCAAGACCGGCGGCTATGCGCGCGTCAGCTATGGCCGCTATGGCACGTCGCAAGTCGAAGTCGCGGCGGGCGCCGCCGACGACAATGGCTTTTCGGTGCGCCTCTCGGGCCTCTACCAGCATCGCGACAATTGGGTCGACAATATAGCGACCACGAAGAAGGACGATCTCGGCGGCTATGACGACATCGCCGCGCGGCTTCAGCTGCAATATGAAAATGGTCCCTTCACCGGCCGCGTGACGGGACAGGTCCGCATCTTCGACGGCTCGGCGATCATCTTCCGCGCCAATACGCAGCTGCCCGGCAGCAACAGCCTTGTCGGCCTCGGCGGCGCGGGCACCGGATTCGAGCGCGACAAGGTGTGGCAGGACGGGATCAATTTCCAGAAGCTCAACACCTATAATGCCGCGCTCAACCTCGAATATGATTTCGGCGCGGTGACGGCTTACTCGATCACCTCCTACTGGAACGGCAATTTCAGGAGCCGCGGCGACATCGACGGCGGCTTCGGCGCGGTGTTCCTGCCCGAATCGGGTCCGGGGCTTATCCCCTTTGCGGCGCAGAGCCAGGACAATGTTCCCAGCCTCGATCAGTTCACGCAGGAAATCCGCATCGCCTCGAACAACAGCGGCGGGCTCGGCTACCAGTTCGGCGCCTTCTATTTCGACGAAGGGCTCGACATCACCAGCTTCGACTTCGGCGGCCCGACCGATGCGACGCCCGCGGCGATCGCGGTGCAGCGGCAGGACAGCGAAGCCTATGGCATCTTCGGGTCGGTCAATTATGCGTTCGAGGGCGGGCTGACGCTTCAGGCCGGTGCGCGCTACAACCACGACCGCCGCGACTTCGTCGCCGCGCGCCCGGTCGAAACGCGCCCCGATTTCGTCGTCAACCCGAACACGCCGGTCCCGCCGCAGGCGGCGCGCGTCAAGGGCAAGCTGCTGACGTGGGACGCGAGCGCGACCTATGAAGCGTCGGACGCGTTCACCCTCTACGCCCGCGTCGCGCGCGGCTATCGCGCGCCGTCGGTGCAGGGCCGCCTGACCTTCTCGCGCGTGATTTCGACCGCCGATCAGGAAGAAACGATGTCGTACGAAGCGGGGATCAAGACCGCCTTCCTGAACGACCGTGTGCGCTTCAACCTCACCGGCTATTATTTCGATACCAAGGATCTTCAGCTGACCGCGGTGGGCGGCACGGCGAATGTCGCCAGCCTGCTCAATGTCGATGCCAAGGGCCATGGGATCGAGGCCGAGTTGCAGGCGGCGCCCGCGCGCGGACTGACGTTCAGCGTCGGCGGCGCGTGGAACGTCGCCGAGATCGACGACGCCAATGCCTTTGTCGCGGGCTGCGGCTCGGCGACGCCGTGCACCGTGCTCGACCCGCAGCGTCCGGGCAGCCCCGGCATTTTCTCGATCGACGGCAACCAGCTGCCGCAGTCGCCGAAGTGGACGCTCAACGCGACCGCGGGCTATGAAATCCCCGTCGGCGACGGCGCCATCTATGCCTTCACCGACTGGTATTATCGCTCGAAGGTGCAGTTCTTCCTCTATCGCTCGGTCGAGTTTTCGGACGACAAATTGATCGAGGGCGGGCTGCGCGTCGGCTACCGCACCGATCGTTTCGACGTCGCGGCCTTCGTTCGCAACATCACCAATGATGAATCGCCGACCGGCGGCATCGATTTCAACAACCTCACCAGCTATGTCAACGAACCCCGCATCTGGGGCGTCGAGGCGGGCGTGAAGTTCTGA
- a CDS encoding bifunctional riboflavin kinase/FAD synthetase, with product MIRLDGHNRIEAPLRGGVIALGNFDGFHAGHQAVVGRAVRHATDEGRPAIVATFDPHPVRFFKPDVPPFRLTTLDQRQELFAAAGADAMLVLPFDAALAATSADDFITGLLLDRYGAAGVVTGADFVFGKGRGGNVVTLADHARRLGFFTEMVAPVEDDAVISSSRIREALQTGDCATAARLLTRPFTVRGVVQHGDKNGRLLGFPTANIDMGTYLRPRYGIYAVTGRLPDGRVLKGAANLGIRPSFDPPKELLEPHFFDFGEDLYGQEIDVAFHAFIRPEAKYDGMDALMAQIARDCDEAKALLAGV from the coding sequence ATGATCCGCCTCGACGGCCACAATCGCATCGAAGCGCCCTTGCGCGGCGGCGTCATCGCGCTCGGCAATTTCGACGGCTTTCACGCCGGGCATCAGGCGGTCGTCGGCCGCGCGGTGCGCCATGCGACGGACGAGGGCCGCCCCGCGATCGTCGCGACCTTCGACCCGCATCCGGTGCGTTTCTTCAAACCCGACGTCCCGCCCTTCCGCCTGACAACGCTCGACCAAAGGCAGGAATTGTTTGCCGCGGCGGGCGCCGACGCGATGCTTGTCCTGCCCTTCGACGCGGCGCTCGCTGCGACGAGCGCGGATGATTTCATCACCGGCCTGCTGCTCGACCGCTATGGTGCCGCGGGGGTCGTCACCGGCGCTGACTTTGTCTTTGGCAAGGGGCGCGGCGGCAATGTCGTCACGCTCGCCGACCATGCCCGCCGCCTCGGCTTCTTCACCGAAATGGTCGCCCCGGTCGAGGACGACGCGGTGATCTCGTCGAGCCGCATCCGCGAGGCGCTGCAAACCGGCGACTGCGCCACCGCCGCGCGCCTGCTCACCCGCCCCTTCACCGTGCGCGGGGTGGTCCAGCACGGCGACAAGAACGGCCGCCTGCTCGGCTTTCCGACCGCGAACATCGACATGGGAACCTACCTCCGTCCGCGCTACGGCATCTATGCGGTGACCGGAAGGCTCCCCGACGGTCGTGTGCTCAAGGGCGCCGCGAACCTCGGTATCCGCCCCAGCTTCGATCCGCCCAAGGAACTGCTCGAACCGCATTTCTTCGACTTTGGGGAGGATCTCTACGGACAGGAAATCGACGTCGCTTTCCACGCCTTCATCCGGCCCGAGGCCAAATATGACGGCATGGATGCGCTGATGGCGCAGATTGCGAGGGATTGCGACGAAGCGAAGGCGCTGCTCGCCGGGGTTTGA